A region of Algiphilus sp. DNA encodes the following proteins:
- a CDS encoding fatty acid desaturase, giving the protein MKPEDIRRHLDPAQRRELARLSRVRGVAVPTLMLAVAVVVGTVTVDALALTGALPLWGGALLNSLLGYFAFSVAHDAIHRAVSDRPAINDAIGQITVLTIAPYVHLGLFRWGHVQHHRFAVGPDDPDRVFRGPWWQLPFRWAFIDVAYLLYVTRHGDHRARRFLGRSLWMAGAFAVVVALLVAAGHGMAVLMLWFVPSRLIQMMLGFSFFWLPHAPHDVAQADHFTRASTIREGHEWLMDTLLQYQNYHLLHHLFPTMPFYNNGRAWRLLEPVLRRHELAIQEGFAIRPRIVRPAQGPLDG; this is encoded by the coding sequence ATGAAGCCCGAAGATATCCGCCGGCACCTCGACCCCGCGCAGCGCCGCGAGCTGGCGCGACTGTCACGCGTGCGCGGCGTGGCGGTTCCGACGCTGATGCTGGCGGTGGCCGTGGTGGTGGGCACCGTCACCGTCGATGCGCTGGCGCTGACCGGTGCGCTGCCGCTGTGGGGCGGCGCGCTGCTCAACAGCCTGCTCGGATACTTCGCGTTCAGCGTCGCGCACGATGCCATCCACCGCGCGGTCTCGGACCGCCCCGCCATCAACGATGCGATCGGCCAGATCACGGTCCTCACCATTGCGCCCTATGTACACCTCGGACTGTTCCGCTGGGGGCACGTGCAGCACCACCGCTTCGCGGTCGGGCCGGACGATCCCGACCGGGTGTTCCGCGGCCCGTGGTGGCAGCTGCCGTTCCGCTGGGCGTTCATCGATGTGGCCTACCTGCTGTACGTCACCCGCCACGGCGATCATCGCGCCCGTCGCTTCCTCGGGCGCTCGCTGTGGATGGCGGGGGCCTTCGCGGTGGTGGTCGCGCTGCTGGTGGCAGCCGGTCACGGCATGGCGGTCCTCATGCTGTGGTTCGTGCCGTCGCGGCTCATCCAGATGATGCTCGGCTTCAGCTTCTTCTGGCTGCCGCACGCACCGCACGATGTCGCGCAGGCGGACCATTTCACCCGTGCCAGCACCATTCGCGAGGGTCACGAGTGGCTGATGGACACGCTGCTCCAGTACCAGAACTACCACCTGCTGCATCACCTGTTCCCGACCATGCCGTTCTACAACAACGGACGCGCGTGGCGGCTGCTGGAGCCGGTGCTCCGACGCCACGAGCTCGCCATCCAGGAGGGCTTCGCCATCCGGCCGCGCATCGTGCGGCCCGCGCAGGGACCGCTCGACGGCTGA
- a CDS encoding serine hydrolase domain-containing protein, with protein sequence MNPLRRNRVHIRRNLELITDRNPAEMAPERLGLAPDATQTIHSAFVDLYRTGLHPGLQLCIRRRGEILYDRAIGYASGVAGDDPLHGARREMRRNTPVCLFSASKAITAMLVHKCAEDGLIDLDATVTDTIPEYGQRGKQHTTVRHLLAHQAGIPRIPLPRPDPSLLWDWDRAIATLCAAKPLHGAGEQQAYHAITAGFILGELVQRASGMPLNDYLARHFAEPLGMANFTYGMPRERQHEAARNACTGGPLPLPLRVLARRVLGADFDRVPAIANSPEFMSAVIPAGNLYATAEEATRFFEMLRVGGVYKGRRLLAPESIARAVAPVSGIRLDRSLMLPVRFSMGMFLGESPFGLYGPHSREAYGHLGFMNIVCWADPSREIAGALINTGKTLAPTALMRFLQLMNTIGRTIPRDAPDAARLDRAA encoded by the coding sequence ATGAATCCGCTGCGCCGCAACCGCGTGCACATCCGCCGCAATCTGGAACTGATCACCGACCGCAATCCGGCCGAGATGGCACCCGAGCGCCTCGGGCTGGCGCCGGACGCCACGCAGACCATCCACAGCGCCTTCGTCGACCTCTACCGCACCGGCCTGCACCCGGGACTGCAGCTGTGCATCCGGCGGCGCGGCGAGATCCTGTACGACCGCGCCATCGGATACGCCTCCGGTGTCGCCGGCGACGACCCGCTGCACGGCGCGCGCCGCGAGATGCGCCGCAACACGCCGGTCTGCCTGTTCTCCGCCTCCAAGGCGATCACCGCCATGCTGGTGCACAAGTGCGCCGAGGACGGTCTCATCGATCTCGATGCCACCGTCACCGACACCATTCCGGAGTACGGCCAGCGCGGCAAGCAGCACACCACCGTGCGGCACCTGCTCGCCCACCAGGCCGGCATTCCCCGCATACCGCTGCCGCGCCCCGACCCCAGCCTGCTCTGGGACTGGGATCGCGCCATCGCGACCCTGTGCGCGGCCAAGCCGCTGCACGGCGCCGGCGAGCAGCAGGCCTATCACGCCATCACCGCCGGCTTCATCCTGGGCGAGCTCGTGCAGCGCGCCAGCGGCATGCCCCTCAACGACTATCTGGCGCGCCACTTCGCCGAGCCGCTGGGGATGGCGAACTTCACCTACGGCATGCCGCGCGAACGGCAGCACGAGGCGGCCCGCAACGCCTGCACCGGCGGTCCGCTGCCGCTGCCGCTCCGCGTGCTGGCCCGGCGCGTGCTGGGCGCCGACTTCGATCGCGTGCCGGCGATCGCCAACAGCCCCGAGTTCATGTCGGCGGTGATCCCGGCCGGCAATCTCTACGCCACCGCGGAGGAAGCCACCCGCTTCTTCGAGATGCTGCGCGTGGGTGGCGTCTACAAGGGCCGGCGCCTGCTCGCGCCGGAGTCCATCGCGCGCGCGGTGGCGCCGGTCAGCGGCATCCGGCTGGATCGCTCGCTGATGCTGCCGGTGCGCTTCTCGATGGGCATGTTCCTCGGCGAGAGCCCGTTCGGTCTCTACGGCCCGCACAGCCGGGAGGCGTACGGCCATCTCGGCTTCATGAACATCGTCTGCTGGGCCGACCCGAGCCGCGAGATCGCCGGCGCCCTGATCAATACCGGCAAGACGCTGGCGCCGACCGCGCTGATGCGCTTCCTCCAGCTGATGAACACCATCGGGCGCACCATTCCACGCGACGCACCGGACGCTGCCAGGCTGGACCGCGCCGCCTGA
- a CDS encoding universal stress protein, translated as MAVYKKILLATDLSPKAARAREAALQLARDHGAELHILHVNVLSALHMDYRGLKEADDYVASVMASCRESLDAIPDEPGLTIERAVRTDESPAGAVLAYAGEHAADLIVMGTDKVDTLQRFFVGSVVLKVLHHADAPVLVVGRDSAGATPAKRILVATDLSEAADGAVRHAARLAAMNGAAMTLLHVMEPQMGTPYDMGQVIGDPDPEQGRAALAGFVERTPLEVTPETDVRVGPAIRTIVDAAEAGGADLIVLGATGHSALGRVLLGSTADRVVQHAPCPVLVHRHQG; from the coding sequence ATGGCCGTCTACAAGAAGATCCTGCTGGCCACCGATCTGTCCCCGAAGGCCGCCCGCGCCCGCGAAGCGGCGCTGCAGCTGGCGCGCGACCACGGCGCCGAACTGCACATCCTGCACGTCAACGTGCTGTCGGCCCTGCACATGGACTATCGCGGCCTCAAGGAGGCCGATGACTACGTTGCCTCGGTGATGGCGAGCTGCCGCGAATCGCTCGATGCCATTCCGGACGAGCCCGGGCTGACCATCGAGCGCGCCGTGCGCACCGACGAATCGCCGGCCGGCGCGGTGCTGGCCTACGCCGGCGAGCACGCGGCCGACCTCATCGTCATGGGCACCGACAAGGTGGACACGCTGCAGCGCTTCTTCGTCGGCAGCGTGGTGCTCAAGGTGCTGCATCACGCCGATGCGCCGGTCCTCGTGGTGGGCCGCGACAGCGCAGGCGCCACGCCCGCGAAGCGCATCCTGGTGGCGACCGACCTCTCCGAAGCCGCCGACGGCGCCGTGCGGCACGCGGCCCGACTGGCCGCCATGAACGGAGCGGCGATGACGCTGCTGCACGTCATGGAGCCGCAGATGGGCACGCCCTACGACATGGGGCAGGTGATCGGCGACCCCGATCCGGAGCAGGGCCGCGCCGCGCTCGCCGGCTTCGTCGAGCGCACGCCGCTGGAAGTGACCCCGGAGACCGACGTCCGGGTCGGGCCCGCCATCCGCACCATCGTCGACGCGGCGGAAGCCGGCGGCGCCGATCTCATCGTGCTCGGCGCAACCGGTCACTCGGCGCTCGGCCGCGTGCTGCTGGGCAGCACCGCCGACCGCGTTGTGCAGCACGCCCCGTGTCCGGTGCTGGTGCACCGCCACCAGGGATGA
- a CDS encoding sodium:calcium antiporter produces MPALLLWTAVAVVATAVIWKGSGLLESASARLAAHYQLPEIVQGAIVVAVGSSFPELSTTVISTLIHGEFELGVAAIVGSALFNILVIPAAAGLSGREQLRANRDLVYKEAQFYMIAVAVLTLTFAFAAIYHPVRGDGEAIRGELTRWLAIMPVALYGLYLFVQYQDTLDHEDTVDVSGIRVGREWAKLALSLAVIVIGVEGLVRAALAFGEIFDTPSFLWGITVVAAGTSIPDAFVSIRAARDGRGVTSIANVLGSNTFDLLVCIPAGVLIAGATVVNFSVAAPMMAVLTVATIALFLMMRTRMVLSRIESVVLLALYVGFVLWIGMETFGAVDFVPSLPPASPAPAH; encoded by the coding sequence ATGCCGGCACTGCTTCTCTGGACCGCCGTGGCGGTCGTCGCGACCGCCGTCATCTGGAAGGGCAGCGGGCTGCTGGAAAGCGCCAGCGCCCGGCTCGCCGCCCACTACCAGCTGCCCGAGATCGTGCAGGGTGCGATCGTGGTGGCGGTGGGGTCGAGCTTCCCGGAACTGTCGACCACCGTCATCTCGACGCTGATCCACGGCGAGTTCGAGCTCGGCGTAGCCGCCATCGTGGGCTCGGCCCTGTTCAACATCCTGGTCATCCCGGCGGCCGCCGGCCTCAGCGGCCGCGAGCAGCTGCGCGCCAATCGCGACCTGGTCTACAAGGAAGCGCAGTTCTACATGATCGCGGTGGCGGTGCTGACGCTGACCTTCGCCTTCGCCGCCATCTATCACCCGGTGCGCGGCGACGGCGAGGCCATCCGCGGCGAACTGACGCGCTGGCTGGCGATCATGCCGGTGGCGCTGTACGGGCTCTACCTGTTCGTGCAGTACCAGGACACCCTGGACCACGAGGACACCGTCGACGTGTCCGGCATCCGCGTCGGGCGCGAGTGGGCGAAGCTGGCACTGTCGCTGGCAGTGATCGTGATCGGCGTGGAGGGCCTGGTACGCGCAGCGCTGGCCTTCGGCGAGATCTTCGATACACCGAGCTTCCTGTGGGGCATCACGGTGGTGGCGGCCGGCACCTCCATACCGGACGCCTTCGTCTCGATCCGCGCGGCGCGCGACGGCCGCGGCGTGACCAGCATCGCCAACGTGCTGGGCAGCAACACCTTCGATCTGCTGGTCTGCATCCCGGCGGGCGTGCTCATCGCCGGCGCGACGGTGGTGAACTTCTCGGTCGCGGCGCCGATGATGGCGGTGCTCACGGTAGCGACCATCGCGCTGTTCCTCATGATGCGCACGCGCATGGTGCTGTCGCGGATCGAGTCGGTGGTGCTGCTCGCGCTCTACGTCGGCTTCGTGCTGTGGATCGGGATGGAGACCTTCGGTGCCGTCGACTTCGTGCCGAGCCTGCCGCCGGCCTCCCCCGCGCCGGCCCACTGA
- a CDS encoding LysR family transcriptional regulator, whose translation MRFDLNLFRVFDAIYASGSLTRAAEALHLTQPAVSHALARLRDRFDDPLFRREGRGMVPTPRAHALAGDVRRALELLDAGIRSAGHFDPASVQRRFVVGLREAVETTTLPPLLAGLRGEAPGVVLESVHFARETVARDLARGHLDLVLDIPLPLAPEIRREALFDDALCIAMRADHPLAARPLSREHWLAAAHVVASGRPSGLSLEDDALRRAGLHRHVALRCQSYQSGCAAVAASDLLLALPRRVAEEQAAVFPLHLAPAPLRLPSFRVQLYWHHAAHDDAGNRWLRERIRAVIRSASVASEEGDRA comes from the coding sequence GTGCGCTTCGACCTCAACCTGTTCCGCGTCTTCGACGCCATCTACGCCAGCGGAAGCCTGACGCGGGCCGCCGAGGCACTGCACCTCACGCAGCCCGCGGTCAGCCATGCGCTGGCGCGGCTGCGCGATCGCTTCGACGATCCCCTGTTCCGTCGCGAGGGCCGCGGCATGGTGCCGACGCCGCGCGCGCATGCGCTGGCCGGCGATGTGCGGCGCGCGCTGGAGCTCCTCGACGCCGGCATCCGCAGCGCCGGCCATTTCGACCCGGCCAGCGTCCAGCGGCGCTTCGTGGTCGGCCTGCGCGAGGCGGTCGAGACCACCACGCTGCCGCCGCTGCTTGCCGGCCTGCGCGGCGAGGCGCCGGGCGTGGTGCTGGAGTCGGTGCACTTCGCGCGCGAGACGGTGGCGCGCGACCTGGCGCGCGGCCATCTGGACCTGGTCCTCGACATTCCGCTGCCGCTGGCGCCGGAGATCCGGCGCGAGGCGCTGTTCGACGACGCGCTGTGCATCGCCATGCGCGCCGATCATCCCCTCGCCGCCCGGCCCCTCTCCCGCGAGCACTGGCTGGCAGCCGCCCACGTCGTGGCGTCCGGCAGGCCCTCGGGCCTGTCGCTGGAGGACGATGCGCTGCGACGCGCCGGCCTGCACCGGCACGTCGCGCTGCGCTGCCAGAGCTATCAGTCGGGCTGCGCGGCGGTGGCCGCAAGCGATCTGCTGCTGGCGCTGCCGCGTCGCGTGGCCGAGGAACAGGCCGCCGTGTTCCCGCTCCATCTGGCGCCGGCGCCGCTGCGCCTGCCGTCGTTCCGCGTGCAGCTTTACTGGCATCATGCGGCTCACGACGACGCCGGCAATCGATGGCTCCGCGAGCGCATCCGCGCCGTGATCCGCAGTGCGAGCGTCGCCAGCGAGGAAGGGGACCGAGCATGA
- a CDS encoding TetR/AcrR family transcriptional regulator produces MGRPALDDKMLSAMRGRLAEATLAIYRERGLDAISFRRVAERVGVSHTLIYRYFPDKDALLAHARRDCFLRFDAFVRAREITDAGMFAHFHSIAHAYVAFAEEHTGDYVLMFSTEQPPPDRYPELLAARQDMFEHAVAAIAFYVEAGELLGDPRLIAHAFWINLHGLMMLYTARQLVHGCALDELVDPIIDRLIAGGTSAAG; encoded by the coding sequence ATGGGACGACCGGCACTCGACGACAAGATGCTCTCCGCCATGCGCGGCCGCCTGGCCGAGGCCACGCTGGCGATCTATCGCGAGCGCGGACTGGACGCGATCAGCTTCCGTCGCGTCGCCGAGCGCGTCGGGGTCAGCCATACCCTCATCTACCGCTATTTCCCGGACAAGGATGCGCTGCTGGCCCATGCGCGGCGGGACTGCTTCCTGCGCTTCGACGCCTTCGTGCGCGCGCGCGAGATCACCGATGCCGGCATGTTCGCGCATTTCCACTCCATCGCGCACGCCTACGTGGCCTTCGCGGAGGAGCACACCGGCGACTACGTGCTGATGTTCAGCACCGAGCAGCCGCCGCCCGACCGCTATCCGGAGCTGCTGGCCGCGCGCCAGGACATGTTCGAGCATGCGGTCGCGGCCATCGCCTTCTACGTCGAAGCCGGCGAGCTGCTCGGCGATCCGCGGCTGATCGCGCACGCCTTCTGGATCAACCTGCACGGGCTGATGATGCTCTACACCGCGCGTCAGCTGGTCCACGGATGCGCGCTCGACGAGCTCGTCGATCCGATCATCGACCGCCTCATCGCCGGTGGCACGAGCGCTGCCGGATAG
- a CDS encoding alkaline phosphatase D family protein, which produces MTGTDAGPPRRMGPVLFFRGYADGGIALAVLAATPCGTPAPQLETRDGAITAEPLAAAADRQLWRYRFTLPATRDAAYRFDGEAFAVSACLDHDLRIAFVSCNGREHGDAERDPHERNALWRHLADANDARPVQLLLNGGDQLYADEMLDVHPLVREWRDDGDITDPDADTMAVITERLRAALFTRYLALYAQEGPARVTARVPSLCIWDDHDICDGWGSLYPRQLDAAIGRAVFVVAREAYLLFQHACAPDEVPPLCPDRSGTSLSWCARLPGLAVMAPDLRSERRPDRVMGPAGHAFLADAAAASDEARVLVLSSVPALGPRLSWVEGAMRLIPHAQKYEDDLRDQWQSRAHRDEWCHFLRTMLSMHERPRTRVTLLSGEIHLATRGAMYGARDAMHQLVASGIAHPPPPQAYARGLGLLAALGESPLPEHPIRLHPLPGQRAVYTAQRNYLMLERRHNRWRAWWELERDGPTPALAL; this is translated from the coding sequence ATGACCGGAACCGACGCCGGCCCGCCGCGCCGCATGGGGCCGGTACTCTTCTTCCGCGGCTACGCCGACGGCGGGATCGCGCTCGCCGTGCTCGCAGCGACACCGTGCGGGACGCCGGCACCGCAGCTGGAAACGCGCGACGGCGCGATCACGGCGGAGCCGCTGGCGGCGGCAGCGGACCGGCAGCTGTGGCGCTACCGCTTCACCCTGCCCGCCACCCGCGACGCGGCCTATCGCTTCGACGGCGAGGCCTTCGCGGTCAGCGCGTGCCTGGATCACGATCTGCGCATCGCCTTCGTGTCCTGCAACGGCCGCGAGCACGGCGACGCGGAACGCGACCCGCACGAGCGCAATGCGCTCTGGCGCCATCTGGCCGACGCGAACGACGCGCGGCCGGTGCAACTGCTGCTCAACGGCGGCGACCAGCTCTACGCCGACGAGATGCTCGACGTCCACCCGCTGGTGCGCGAGTGGCGCGACGACGGCGACATCACCGACCCCGATGCCGACACCATGGCCGTCATCACCGAACGGCTGCGCGCGGCGCTGTTCACGCGCTATCTGGCGCTCTACGCGCAGGAGGGTCCGGCGCGCGTGACGGCGCGCGTGCCGTCCCTGTGCATCTGGGACGACCACGACATCTGCGACGGCTGGGGCTCGCTCTACCCGCGCCAGCTCGACGCCGCCATCGGCCGTGCGGTATTCGTGGTCGCGCGCGAGGCCTATCTCCTCTTCCAGCACGCCTGCGCGCCCGACGAGGTCCCGCCGCTGTGCCCGGACCGCAGCGGCACCTCGCTGAGCTGGTGTGCGCGCCTGCCGGGTCTCGCGGTGATGGCGCCGGACCTGCGTTCGGAGCGACGGCCGGATCGCGTCATGGGGCCGGCCGGGCACGCCTTCCTCGCGGATGCGGCGGCGGCATCGGACGAGGCCCGCGTGCTGGTGCTGTCCAGTGTGCCGGCGCTGGGGCCGCGCCTGTCGTGGGTGGAGGGCGCGATGCGCCTCATTCCCCATGCCCAGAAGTACGAGGACGACCTGCGCGATCAGTGGCAGAGCCGTGCACATCGCGACGAGTGGTGCCACTTCCTGCGCACGATGCTGAGCATGCACGAGCGCCCCCGCACCCGGGTGACGCTGCTGTCCGGCGAGATCCATCTGGCCACGCGCGGCGCCATGTACGGCGCCCGCGATGCCATGCACCAGCTGGTCGCATCGGGCATCGCGCACCCGCCACCGCCGCAGGCCTACGCGCGCGGGCTGGGGCTGCTGGCGGCGCTCGGCGAATCGCCGCTGCCGGAGCACCCCATCCGGCTGCACCCGCTACCCGGGCAGCGCGCGGTCTATACCGCGCAGCGCAACTACCTCATGCTGGAGCGGCGCCACAACCGCTGGCGCGCCTGGTGGGAACTGGAGCGCGACGGACCGACCCCGGCCCTGGCGCTCTGA
- a CDS encoding CHAD domain-containing protein has translation MAPPLRPLHAQLQDGLVGELTRAATHCARDVHDARKCCKKLRGVLRLLRKPLGTRYGEANRAVRDAARLLAGRREHQVAVSLCATLEARFPDSGWQRLADGLDRPAEDGDEHAGDRARTLLDALRADLEAEPLPPLTPEDLAEGLLEGYRRARRGLRNAQAHPAHPAALHEWRKDAKYHMHQVALLAPLWPALKSRRKRLARLCDALGDHHDRHDLALRMAAMRGGPAAGERSLLHAQLQREQERLAARALRQGERCFSRGARTWWRETVAGPVYR, from the coding sequence ATGGCACCGCCGCTCCGCCCGCTGCACGCCCAGCTCCAGGATGGCCTCGTGGGCGAACTGACGCGCGCGGCGACGCACTGCGCGCGCGACGTGCACGATGCGCGCAAGTGCTGCAAGAAGCTGCGCGGCGTGCTGCGCCTGCTCCGCAAGCCGCTCGGCACGCGCTACGGCGAGGCCAATCGCGCGGTGCGCGACGCGGCGCGCCTGCTGGCCGGCCGACGCGAGCACCAGGTGGCCGTATCGCTGTGCGCGACGCTGGAAGCGCGATTCCCGGACAGCGGCTGGCAACGCTTGGCCGACGGACTGGACCGGCCGGCGGAAGATGGAGACGAGCATGCCGGCGACCGGGCGCGCACCCTGCTCGACGCGCTGCGCGCGGATCTCGAGGCCGAGCCGCTGCCGCCGCTGACTCCGGAAGACCTGGCCGAGGGCCTGCTCGAAGGCTACCGGCGCGCGCGCAGGGGTTTGCGCAACGCGCAGGCGCATCCGGCCCATCCGGCAGCCCTCCACGAATGGCGCAAGGACGCCAAGTACCACATGCACCAGGTGGCGTTGCTGGCGCCGCTGTGGCCCGCGCTCAAGTCGCGGCGCAAGCGGCTGGCGCGCCTCTGCGACGCGCTGGGCGACCATCACGACCGACACGATCTGGCGCTGCGGATGGCGGCCATGCGCGGCGGCCCCGCGGCCGGTGAGCGCAGCCTGCTGCACGCCCAGCTCCAGCGCGAGCAGGAACGGCTGGCGGCACGCGCACTGCGCCAGGGCGAACGCTGCTTCTCGCGCGGCGCGCGGACGTGGTGGCGCGAGACGGTGGCGGGACCCGTGTACCGCTGA
- a CDS encoding crotonase/enoyl-CoA hydratase family protein, which produces MSPSTLLYDTHGAIASITLNRPDRLNTIVPPMPDEFEAAINEAVHDDAIRVIVLRGAGRAFCAGYDFGGGFEHWDRYITTDGRWDPGKDFAFATAPQLAPTQKFMSMWRSPKPVIAQVHGWCVGGGSDTALCADLVIASEDARIGTPYARMWGAYLSGMWLYRLGLTRAKEYALTGKPLSGREAADIGLINRAVPFAALEDAVHAQAQQLASIPASQLAAMKLVVNQAYENMGLAGTQTLGPILDGLMRNTPDAHAFIDRAGGDGVRAAVAQRDGPFGDYTQAPPEQQPDPENVVPPRPDWA; this is translated from the coding sequence ATGAGTCCGTCCACGCTGCTCTACGACACCCACGGCGCCATCGCCAGCATCACCCTCAACCGCCCCGATCGGCTCAACACCATCGTGCCGCCGATGCCGGACGAGTTCGAGGCCGCGATCAACGAGGCGGTGCACGACGATGCGATCAGGGTCATCGTCCTGCGCGGGGCCGGCCGTGCTTTCTGCGCCGGCTACGACTTCGGCGGCGGCTTCGAGCACTGGGATCGCTACATCACCACCGACGGACGCTGGGATCCGGGCAAGGATTTCGCCTTCGCCACCGCCCCGCAGCTGGCGCCCACGCAGAAGTTCATGAGCATGTGGCGCTCCCCCAAGCCGGTGATCGCCCAGGTGCACGGCTGGTGCGTCGGCGGCGGCAGCGACACGGCGCTGTGCGCCGATCTCGTCATCGCCTCCGAGGACGCGCGCATCGGCACGCCCTACGCGCGCATGTGGGGGGCCTATCTGTCCGGCATGTGGCTGTACCGCCTGGGGCTGACCCGCGCCAAGGAATACGCCCTGACCGGCAAGCCGCTCTCCGGCCGGGAGGCCGCCGACATCGGCCTGATCAACCGCGCCGTGCCCTTTGCCGCCCTCGAGGATGCCGTCCACGCGCAGGCGCAGCAGCTGGCATCCATTCCCGCCTCCCAGCTCGCGGCCATGAAGCTGGTGGTCAATCAGGCCTACGAGAACATGGGGCTGGCCGGTACCCAGACGCTGGGGCCGATCCTCGACGGCCTCATGCGCAACACGCCGGATGCGCATGCCTTCATCGACCGTGCCGGCGGCGACGGGGTGCGCGCGGCCGTGGCGCAGCGCGACGGCCCCTTCGGCGACTACACCCAGGCCCCGCCGGAGCAGCAGCCGGATCCGGAGAACGTCGTGCCGCCCCGGCCCGACTGGGCGTGA
- a CDS encoding acyl-CoA dehydrogenase family protein produces the protein MDFAHSDRTRDYLKRIETFIRERVTPVEEAHVREMLEAGRGGDWQRWSVNPEIERLKAEAREAGLWNLFLPDPELGAGLSNVDYAPLCEAMGRSLIAPEVFNCNAPDTGNMEVLYHFGSEEQKATWLPRLLSGEIRSAFCMTEPEVASSDATNMAATAVVDGDEVVLNGRKWWSSGIGHPNCRVLIFMGLTDPEADRHHRHSMVLVPMDTPGVRVERMLPVFGEYDEPFGHGEVVFDNVRLPKSAFIKGPGKGFEIAQGRLGPGRIHHCMRALGAAERALELMIRRGLSREAFGKSLINLGGNRERVADLRAGIDQARLLTLYAAWKIDQVGALAALTEISAIKVVAPGVLQQVIDEAIQIHGGAGVSNDVPLAMMYAQARVLRIVDGPDAVHRGMIARVELARYAQAGGRR, from the coding sequence ATGGATTTCGCCCACAGCGACCGCACCCGCGACTACCTCAAGCGCATCGAGACCTTCATCCGCGAGCGCGTCACGCCGGTGGAGGAGGCGCACGTGCGCGAGATGCTGGAAGCCGGCCGCGGCGGCGACTGGCAGCGGTGGTCGGTCAATCCCGAGATCGAGCGCCTCAAGGCCGAAGCCCGTGAAGCCGGCCTCTGGAACCTCTTCCTGCCCGACCCCGAGCTCGGCGCCGGTCTCAGCAACGTCGACTACGCGCCGCTCTGCGAGGCCATGGGCAGGAGCCTGATCGCGCCCGAGGTGTTCAACTGCAACGCGCCCGACACCGGCAACATGGAGGTGCTCTACCACTTCGGCAGCGAGGAGCAGAAGGCGACCTGGCTGCCGCGCCTGCTCTCCGGCGAGATCCGCTCGGCCTTCTGCATGACCGAGCCCGAGGTGGCCTCCTCCGACGCCACCAACATGGCGGCCACCGCCGTCGTCGACGGCGACGAAGTGGTGCTCAACGGCCGCAAGTGGTGGTCGTCCGGCATCGGGCATCCCAACTGCCGGGTGCTCATCTTCATGGGCCTGACCGACCCGGAGGCCGACCGTCACCACCGCCACAGCATGGTGCTGGTGCCGATGGACACTCCCGGCGTGCGGGTGGAGCGCATGCTGCCGGTCTTCGGCGAGTACGACGAGCCCTTCGGCCACGGCGAAGTGGTCTTCGACAACGTCCGCCTGCCCAAGTCGGCCTTCATCAAGGGGCCCGGGAAGGGCTTCGAGATCGCCCAGGGCCGGCTCGGCCCGGGCCGCATCCATCACTGCATGCGCGCACTGGGCGCGGCCGAGCGCGCGCTCGAGCTCATGATCCGGCGCGGCCTGTCGCGCGAGGCCTTCGGCAAGTCGCTGATCAACCTCGGCGGCAACCGGGAACGCGTCGCCGATCTGCGCGCCGGCATCGACCAGGCGCGCCTGCTCACGCTGTACGCGGCGTGGAAGATCGACCAGGTGGGCGCGCTGGCCGCGCTCACCGAGATCTCGGCGATCAAGGTGGTGGCGCCCGGCGTCCTGCAGCAGGTCATCGACGAGGCCATCCAGATCCACGGCGGTGCCGGTGTCTCCAACGATGTCCCGCTGGCGATGATGTACGCCCAGGCGCGCGTGCTGCGCATCGTCGACGGCCCGGACGCGGTGCACCGGGGCATGATCGCGCGCGTCGAGCTCGCCAGGTACGCGCAGGCCGGCGGCAGGCGTTGA